A section of the Citrus sinensis cultivar Valencia sweet orange chromosome 8, DVS_A1.0, whole genome shotgun sequence genome encodes:
- the LOC102614580 gene encoding leucine-rich repeat protein 2-like, whose product MAPISLILSFFLFISPALSTNSEGNALHALRSRFKDPTNVLQSWDPTLVNPCTWFHVTCDSNNHVIRLDLGNSNISGTLGPEVGQLQHLQYLELYMNDISGKIPKELGNLKSLVSMDMYQNKLEGEIPKSFANLKSLKFLRLNNNKLTGSIPRELTTLSDLKVFDVSNNGLCGTIPVDGPFRSFPMESFENNKLNGPELQGLVPYDFGC is encoded by the exons ATGGCTCCAATTTCTCTCATTCtctccttcttcctcttcatTTCACCTGCCCTCTCAACAAACTCTGAAG GAAATGCTTTGCATGCCTTGAGAAGCAGGTTTAAGGACCCCACAAATGTGTTGCAGAGCTGGGACCCAACACTGGTTAATCCCTGCACTTGGTTCCATGTCACCTGTGATTCCAACAATCATGTGATTCGTTT GGACTTGGGTAACTCTAATATTTCTGGAACTTTGGGGCCTGAGGTTGGCCAGCTCCAGCATCTGCAGTACTT GGAGCTTTACATGAATGACATAAGTGGGAAAATTCCGAAAGAGTTAGGTAATTTGAAAAGCCTTGTCAGCATGGATATGTATCAGAATAAACTGGAAGGAGAAATACCAAAGTCCTTTGCCAATTTGAAGTCACTTAAATTTCT GCGGTTGAACAACAACAAACTAACAGGATCAATTCCGAGGGAGCTGACCACCCTGTCGGACCTCAAAGTTTT TGATGTTTCTAACAATGGTCTCTGTGGGACAATCCCTGTTGATGGTCCTTTTAGAAGCTTTCCTATGGAGAG ttttgaaaataataaactcaATGGACCAGAGCTGCAAGGACTGGTGCCTTATGATTTTGGATGCTGA